A stretch of Nonomuraea africana DNA encodes these proteins:
- a CDS encoding MFS transporter, producing MNDLSAEDDPLSRQDARAVLGVTGRRGDTAPLLRTLREHGVGLSFMVALTVLAVVDNFQSQVFGVLAPEVAASLGMDVGSLSGIVAVQGVAAGLAPIAVAALLRRYPHRVRLAVGTGFAWSLTTLFTGSVVGPVSLAALMLVNGATTGTVAVLHPPLLVDAYPPPARMRVMSLYSASSPLAGILAPLVIAGLVSWLGMDWRAVFATLGALSLVACLYALRLREPVLGRWDVAELQARSGAAVTGAGEERNGFAATVLRVGRIPTIRRTCVGFTAIGALAAPYAVVVSTLLEQEFALTPGQRGLFTSAAAAASIVALAVFGGRAEAAYRAGPARFMALAGGALATSAAAFGLSALAPGLWVLLALLALGQALLAVIGPCLFIGALSVVRPADRSHAMAAMGLVIACGGLIGAGLLALATTFLDLRGALLLLLVPAALGSWFIATIHKTLMGDLDALIDHAIGETR from the coding sequence GTGAACGATCTATCAGCCGAGGACGACCCGCTGAGCAGGCAGGACGCCCGCGCGGTCCTGGGCGTGACCGGCAGGAGGGGCGACACCGCCCCGCTGCTGCGCACGCTCAGGGAGCACGGCGTCGGCCTGTCCTTCATGGTCGCGCTGACGGTGCTGGCCGTCGTGGACAACTTCCAGTCCCAGGTGTTCGGCGTGCTCGCGCCGGAGGTCGCCGCGTCGCTCGGGATGGACGTCGGCTCCCTGTCGGGGATCGTCGCCGTCCAGGGCGTGGCGGCGGGGCTGGCCCCCATCGCGGTGGCGGCGCTGCTGCGCCGTTATCCCCACCGGGTACGGCTCGCGGTCGGCACCGGGTTCGCCTGGAGCCTGACCACGCTGTTCACCGGTTCGGTCGTGGGTCCGGTCTCGCTGGCCGCGCTCATGCTGGTCAACGGGGCCACCACGGGCACGGTGGCGGTGCTGCACCCGCCGCTGCTGGTGGACGCCTACCCTCCGCCCGCCAGGATGCGGGTGATGTCGCTGTACTCGGCGTCGTCGCCGCTGGCAGGCATCCTGGCGCCTCTGGTCATCGCGGGGCTGGTGTCGTGGCTCGGCATGGACTGGCGGGCGGTGTTCGCGACGCTGGGCGCGCTGTCGCTGGTGGCCTGCCTGTACGCGCTGCGGCTGCGTGAGCCCGTCCTGGGCCGGTGGGACGTCGCCGAGCTCCAGGCCAGGTCCGGCGCGGCCGTGACCGGCGCGGGCGAGGAGCGGAACGGTTTCGCGGCCACGGTGCTGCGCGTCGGGCGCATCCCGACGATCCGCAGGACGTGCGTCGGGTTCACCGCGATCGGGGCGCTGGCCGCGCCGTACGCGGTGGTGGTCTCGACGCTCCTGGAGCAGGAGTTCGCGCTGACGCCCGGCCAGCGCGGGCTGTTCACCAGCGCGGCCGCCGCGGCGTCGATCGTGGCCTTGGCCGTGTTCGGGGGCAGGGCGGAGGCGGCCTACCGGGCCGGGCCCGCGCGGTTCATGGCGCTGGCGGGCGGCGCGCTCGCCACGTCGGCGGCGGCCTTCGGCCTGTCGGCGCTCGCGCCAGGCCTCTGGGTGCTGCTCGCCCTGCTCGCGCTGGGTCAGGCGCTGCTGGCGGTGATCGGGCCCTGCCTGTTCATTGGCGCCCTGTCGGTCGTCCGGCCGGCCGACAGGTCGCACGCCATGGCCGCGATGGGATTGGTCATCGCGTGCGGCGGCCTGATCGGCGCCGGCCTGCTGGCCCTGGCGACGACCTTCCTC
- a CDS encoding sensor histidine kinase, with translation MKVGVSRLIGDVALAAAVGVVGVTSDLAISGAVPMALVPDVPWQGLWVQVAGAALLLARRRLPLAVTLAMIPLGYVEVPVAMPFALYALGAHRGDRRLLVAVAGLALLVLSHLWEAADLATALHILSICGLVVVPSTLLGLYADSQRRLNTALAERAERAEHEQWLLVEQARAEERTRLAREMHDVVTHHVSLMVLQAGSLRMSAPSPEVREAAEDLRATGRRALGELREIVGVLHDCEPADLAPPPTLLDVSRLVAESGLPVSLSQDEEIEVSAPLGRTAYRVVQEALTNARKHAPGAPVSVRLSHDGGGVRVEVSNPASGAAPADLPPSGTGLLGLRQRVELVGGVFSAGPTEEGGFAVRATLPAKGSTR, from the coding sequence ATGAAAGTGGGGGTCAGCAGGCTGATCGGGGACGTCGCGCTCGCCGCGGCCGTGGGCGTGGTGGGTGTCACCAGCGATCTGGCGATCAGCGGCGCGGTGCCGATGGCGCTGGTGCCCGACGTGCCGTGGCAGGGGCTGTGGGTGCAGGTCGCGGGGGCGGCGCTGCTGCTGGCGCGGCGGCGCCTCCCGCTCGCGGTGACGCTGGCGATGATCCCGCTCGGCTACGTCGAGGTGCCGGTGGCGATGCCGTTCGCCCTCTACGCCCTCGGCGCCCACCGCGGCGACCGGCGGCTGCTCGTGGCCGTGGCGGGGCTGGCGCTGCTCGTGCTGTCGCACCTGTGGGAGGCGGCCGACCTGGCCACCGCGCTGCACATCCTGTCGATCTGCGGCCTGGTCGTGGTGCCCTCGACGCTGCTCGGTCTCTACGCCGACAGTCAGCGGCGGCTCAATACCGCGCTGGCCGAACGCGCCGAACGGGCCGAGCACGAGCAATGGCTGCTGGTCGAGCAGGCCAGGGCCGAGGAGCGCACGCGGCTGGCCCGCGAGATGCACGACGTCGTCACCCACCACGTCAGCCTGATGGTGCTGCAGGCGGGTTCGCTGCGGATGTCCGCGCCCTCGCCCGAGGTGCGCGAGGCGGCCGAGGACCTGCGCGCGACGGGCCGGCGGGCCCTCGGCGAGCTGCGCGAGATCGTCGGCGTGCTGCACGACTGTGAGCCTGCCGACCTTGCGCCGCCGCCGACGCTGCTCGACGTCTCCCGCCTCGTCGCCGAGTCCGGCCTGCCGGTGTCGCTCAGCCAGGACGAGGAGATCGAGGTGTCGGCGCCGCTCGGCCGTACCGCCTATCGGGTGGTTCAGGAGGCGCTGACCAACGCGCGCAAGCACGCTCCCGGCGCCCCGGTCTCGGTACGGCTCAGCCACGACGGCGGCGGCGTCCGCGTCGAGGTGAGCAACCCCGCGTCCGGCGCGGCGCCCGCCGACCTGCCGCCGTCGGGCACGGGGCTGCTCGGGCTGCGCCAGCGGGTGGAACTGGTCGGCGGCGTGTTCAGCGCCGGGCCGACCGAGGAAGGGGGCTTCGCGGTACGGGCGACGCTGCCGGCGAAGGGAAGCACCCGGTGA
- a CDS encoding serine hydrolase domain-containing protein produces MEEMLTEAACRLGVRGAQVAVLVGGELREAATGIANAELGTPMDARTLMQIGSTTKLHTAVLVMSLVDEGLLDLDEPVVRHLPELRLSDQAATASVTARHLLSMTSGIDNGFYDDPADYLATLSRMEMLFAPGDGYSYSNASTVVSGALVARLTGLSWDEALRRRVFEPLGLRDCTTLWDELPYHRVAVGHAPDGSVVRPWTFSRASGPAGSTLCSTAGDLARFGELFVRGGAGVLSAEACAAMHVPQVSLPTRRFAREWCLGPYRRDFGGTAVFGHSGTNYGGSSTLLWAPSTGVVVGVVCNTPHAGYPLAAEVAAEVLGAAPYDVEPVTRLTADAEPYVGRYAACDLRYEVSAVDGVLTVTLEEVASGRVSPPVALLPLERDRFLPERDLSGGRGWDLAFVVRQGRAVRLVSGGFAARRMA; encoded by the coding sequence ATGGAAGAGATGCTTACCGAGGCAGCGTGCCGGCTGGGCGTGCGCGGCGCGCAGGTCGCCGTGCTGGTCGGCGGGGAGTTGCGCGAGGCGGCGACCGGGATCGCCAACGCCGAGCTCGGCACGCCGATGGACGCGCGCACGCTGATGCAGATCGGCTCGACGACCAAGCTGCACACGGCGGTGCTGGTGATGAGCCTGGTCGACGAGGGTCTGCTCGACCTGGACGAGCCGGTGGTGCGTCATCTGCCCGAGCTGCGGCTGTCGGACCAGGCCGCCACCGCGTCGGTGACGGCGCGCCACCTGCTATCCATGACCAGCGGGATCGACAACGGGTTCTACGACGATCCCGCCGACTACCTGGCCACGCTCTCGCGCATGGAGATGCTGTTCGCGCCGGGCGACGGCTACTCGTACAGCAACGCCTCCACCGTCGTCTCCGGCGCGCTGGTGGCCAGGCTGACCGGGCTGAGCTGGGACGAGGCACTGCGGCGCAGGGTGTTCGAGCCGCTCGGGCTGCGCGACTGCACGACGCTGTGGGACGAGCTGCCCTATCACAGGGTCGCCGTCGGGCACGCGCCCGACGGCTCGGTGGTGCGGCCGTGGACGTTCTCGCGCGCCTCGGGACCGGCGGGCAGCACGCTGTGCTCGACGGCGGGCGATCTGGCCAGATTCGGCGAGCTGTTCGTGCGCGGCGGCGCGGGTGTGCTGTCGGCCGAGGCGTGCGCGGCCATGCACGTGCCGCAGGTGTCGCTGCCGACCAGGCGGTTCGCGCGCGAGTGGTGCCTCGGCCCATACCGGCGCGACTTCGGCGGGACGGCCGTGTTCGGGCACAGCGGCACCAACTACGGGGGCTCGTCCACGCTGCTGTGGGCGCCGTCCACCGGGGTGGTCGTCGGGGTGGTGTGCAACACGCCGCACGCGGGGTATCCGCTGGCCGCCGAGGTGGCCGCCGAGGTGCTGGGGGCAGCGCCGTACGACGTGGAGCCCGTCACGCGGCTGACCGCCGACGCGGAGCCGTACGTGGGCCGCTATGCCGCGTGCGACCTGCGCTACGAGGTGAGCGCGGTGGACGGAGTGCTCACGGTGACGCTGGAGGAGGTGGCCTCGGGGCGGGTCAGCCCGCCGGTCGCGCTGCTACCGCTGGAGCGGGACAGGTTCCTGCCCGAGCGGGACCTGTCCGGCGGGCGGGGCTGGGACCTGGCATTCGTGGTCCGTCAGGGGCGGGCCGTGCGCCTGGTCAGCGGCGGCTTCGCCGCCCGCAGGATGGCGTGA
- a CDS encoding VOC family protein yields the protein MRREDLPAPQTGILLTHFLTVADVARSRAFYTDVLGGEAVLDENPCIVKLANAWIIMNPGGGPTPDKPDVTLHPPSDPGTATSFLNIRVADINSCYQEWSAKGAQFLTPPIDRKAELRCYMRDPDGYLIEVGQSTGLLQGILADPPAES from the coding sequence ATGCGCCGCGAAGATCTCCCGGCCCCGCAGACCGGGATCCTGCTCACGCACTTCCTCACCGTGGCCGACGTGGCCCGTTCGCGGGCCTTCTACACCGATGTGCTCGGTGGCGAAGCGGTACTCGACGAGAACCCATGCATCGTCAAACTCGCCAACGCGTGGATCATCATGAACCCCGGGGGCGGCCCCACTCCCGACAAGCCCGACGTCACCCTGCATCCACCCTCCGACCCCGGCACCGCGACCAGCTTCCTCAACATCCGCGTGGCCGACATCAACAGCTGCTACCAGGAGTGGAGCGCCAAAGGCGCCCAATTCCTCACTCCACCCATCGACCGCAAGGCCGAACTGCGCTGCTACATGCGCGACCCCGACGGCTACCTCATCGAGGTCGGGCAGTCCACCGGCCTCCTTCAGGGCATCCTGGCCGACCCGCCCGCCGAAAGCTGA